From a region of the Pontixanthobacter gangjinensis genome:
- a CDS encoding Flp family type IVb pilin — MTLMQLLTRIANDDRGSTAIEYGLIASLVVIASIGAFEAVANENTGLWGVVSSQINDAMGEG, encoded by the coding sequence ATGACACTGATGCAACTCCTAACTCGGATCGCCAATGACGATCGTGGGAGCACAGCTATCGAATACGGACTGATCGCTTCTTTGGTTGTTATCGCATCCATTGGTGCTTTCGAGGCTGTTGCCAACGAAAACACCGGACTTTGGGGTGTCGTATCCAGCCAAATCAATGACGCGATGGGTGAAGGATAA
- the folE gene encoding GTP cyclohydrolase I FolE gives MNKFAASDEDLESGKVHVPDDVQDAIRTLIAWSGDDPAREGLLDTPKRVARAWKEYCQGYQEDPAVHLSRVFEEVGGYEEIVLLKDIPFQSHCEHHMAPIIGKAAIAYLPTNRVVGISKLARVLHGYARRLQIQERLTAEVAECIWEHLEPRGVAVVIDASHACMTARGVRTPGVGMVTSRMMGTFLEDQRSRKEVLSLMGY, from the coding sequence ATGAATAAATTTGCCGCTAGCGATGAAGATCTTGAGAGTGGCAAGGTTCACGTTCCAGACGATGTTCAAGACGCCATACGGACGTTGATCGCATGGTCGGGCGATGACCCTGCTCGTGAAGGGTTGCTCGACACACCGAAGCGTGTTGCGCGTGCTTGGAAGGAATATTGCCAAGGGTATCAGGAAGACCCGGCGGTCCATCTTAGCCGTGTTTTTGAAGAAGTAGGCGGTTACGAAGAGATCGTGCTGCTGAAAGACATCCCGTTCCAGTCTCATTGCGAGCACCACATGGCACCAATTATCGGCAAGGCTGCGATTGCTTATTTGCCGACCAACCGCGTTGTGGGAATTTCGAAGCTGGCAAGAGTGCTTCACGGATATGCGCGTCGCCTGCAAATTCAGGAACGTCTTACCGCTGAAGTGGCGGAATGCATCTGGGAGCACCTTGAGCCACGCGGCGTCGCGGTGGTTATCGATGCAAGTCATGCGTGCATGACGGCGCGCGGAGTGCGTACACCCGGCGTGGGGATGGTTACCAGCCGGATGATGGGCACGTTTCTAGAAGACCAGCGAAGCCGCAAAGAAGTGCTCAGCCTGATGGGCTATTGA
- the tsaE gene encoding tRNA (adenosine(37)-N6)-threonylcarbamoyltransferase complex ATPase subunit type 1 TsaE has protein sequence MKVELPDLDAMNAFGERIAAKLVPGDVVALTGGLGAGKTTLARAVIAALGYNGEVPSPTFTIIETYDPPAVSLPLVHADFYRLKSPSEVEEIGLADYREGAILVAEWPDHAGGFAHEANCLSILLETADEGRIAIVEAGVGWLSRLP, from the coding sequence GTGAAAGTGGAATTGCCCGATCTTGACGCGATGAATGCGTTTGGCGAGCGGATCGCTGCAAAACTCGTGCCCGGTGATGTGGTGGCGTTAACCGGGGGGCTGGGCGCAGGAAAGACCACTTTGGCGCGGGCGGTGATTGCGGCTTTGGGGTATAATGGCGAGGTTCCCTCTCCGACTTTCACGATTATTGAAACCTACGATCCGCCGGCTGTATCGCTGCCGTTGGTCCATGCTGATTTCTATCGCCTCAAGAGCCCGTCTGAAGTGGAAGAAATTGGTCTGGCTGATTACCGCGAGGGGGCAATCCTGGTTGCTGAATGGCCCGATCATGCTGGCGGCTTCGCGCATGAAGCGAATTGCCTGTCAATTCTACTGGAAACTGCGGATGAAGGCCGGATCGCGATTGTGGAAGCAGGGGTTGGTTGGCTAAGCCGTTTGCCATGA
- a CDS encoding hemerythrin domain-containing protein — protein sequence MATAEKIFERLKQDHDHHRELLEKIANTEGKTAERDELFTRFTKEVKSHAAAEEQALYSTMLRKPPTTDDTRHSVAEHHELNEALNDLAATDMATGAWLQKFKQLKHDYLHHIEEEEDDHFPDFEKYLTAEDEAHMSDVFEKRKKAEHADAEVTPEKMGEGKE from the coding sequence ATGGCTACCGCCGAAAAGATTTTTGAGCGCCTCAAACAGGATCATGATCACCACCGTGAACTGCTTGAAAAAATCGCGAACACTGAAGGCAAGACGGCCGAGCGCGACGAACTGTTCACGCGGTTTACGAAAGAAGTTAAAAGTCACGCAGCAGCAGAGGAGCAAGCGCTCTATTCGACGATGCTGCGCAAGCCCCCGACGACTGATGACACGCGCCATTCGGTGGCGGAACATCACGAATTAAATGAAGCGCTGAATGATTTGGCCGCCACTGACATGGCAACAGGAGCATGGCTGCAAAAATTCAAACAACTCAAGCATGATTATCTGCATCATATCGAGGAAGAAGAAGACGATCATTTCCCCGATTTTGAAAAATATCTGACCGCCGAAGATGAGGCGCATATGAGCGATGTTTTCGAAAAGCGTAAGAAAGCCGAACATGCCGATGCCGAAGTGACACCTGAAAAGATGGGCGAAGGCAAAGAGTAG
- a CDS encoding peroxiredoxin: MTIAVGDTLPDVKLVKATPEGPEAVQSSDYFAGKKVALFSVPGAYTPTCSARHLPGFVEKSDELKAKGIDEIACTAVNDAFVLGAWKDANNADGITMLGDGNGDFAQAIGLTMDGSGFGLGQRGQRFSMVVNNGVVEQLNVEAPGDFSVSSAEHMLGQL, translated from the coding sequence ATGACAATTGCAGTAGGCGACACTCTTCCAGACGTTAAATTGGTCAAAGCAACCCCAGAAGGACCCGAAGCTGTTCAATCGAGCGACTATTTCGCTGGCAAGAAAGTGGCTCTTTTCAGTGTGCCCGGTGCTTACACGCCGACTTGTTCAGCACGCCACCTGCCCGGTTTCGTCGAGAAATCTGATGAACTGAAAGCCAAAGGAATCGACGAGATTGCCTGCACCGCAGTTAATGACGCATTCGTTCTTGGCGCATGGAAAGACGCTAACAATGCAGATGGCATAACAATGCTTGGCGATGGTAACGGCGATTTCGCCCAAGCAATCGGCCTAACCATGGACGGCTCGGGATTTGGCCTGGGTCAGCGCGGCCAACGTTTTTCGATGGTCGTCAACAACGGCGTTGTCGAACAGCTAAATGTTGAAGCACCTGGCGATTTCTCTGTCAGCAGCGCAGAGCACATGCTCGGGCAATTGTAA
- a CDS encoding aminoglycoside phosphotransferase family protein — MSKLPAGIDSFLKSAGWVDASIDPIPGDASFRRYFRITASERKAMLMFAPPPEEDPQPFLHVAKWLNENDQRAPEIYAEDATQGWVLIEDFGNDRMRDWLDDNPQGEDLAYRAAIDALVDLHRRPAGPFPAYDMSVYQRETALLTEWFCPAAGLEVDEPSYQNAWIEALGPMYARQQPGVTVLRDYHAENIMLLGPAADGSGQQGLIDFQDALVGHPAYDLVSLLQDARREVSPELERDMLDHYLKQANADEHFEADYARLGAQRNAKIVGIFTRLNQRDGKPHYLDFIPRVWEAMERDLLHPALAPVAAWFDTNIPHPIRYAKGALPK; from the coding sequence ATGAGCAAACTTCCTGCCGGTATTGATTCTTTCCTGAAATCCGCCGGGTGGGTCGATGCATCCATCGATCCCATACCGGGCGATGCGTCCTTCCGCCGCTATTTCCGCATCACCGCGAGCGAGCGCAAAGCAATGTTGATGTTCGCTCCCCCTCCCGAAGAAGACCCACAGCCGTTCCTTCATGTGGCCAAATGGCTCAACGAGAATGATCAGCGCGCGCCGGAAATCTATGCTGAAGATGCGACGCAGGGCTGGGTCCTGATCGAAGATTTCGGGAATGACCGGATGCGTGATTGGCTTGATGATAATCCGCAAGGGGAAGATTTGGCGTACCGGGCGGCGATAGATGCGCTCGTCGATTTACACCGCCGCCCAGCTGGTCCCTTTCCTGCCTACGATATGAGCGTCTATCAGCGCGAGACCGCTTTGCTGACCGAATGGTTTTGTCCTGCAGCCGGGTTGGAAGTTGATGAACCTTCTTACCAGAATGCTTGGATCGAAGCACTCGGACCAATGTACGCCCGGCAACAGCCTGGCGTTACCGTGCTGCGCGATTATCATGCAGAAAACATCATGTTGCTTGGTCCCGCTGCCGATGGTTCTGGTCAACAAGGACTGATTGATTTCCAAGATGCGCTGGTGGGCCATCCCGCTTATGATCTGGTTTCGTTGCTTCAGGATGCGCGGCGCGAAGTCTCGCCAGAATTGGAACGGGATATGCTTGATCATTACCTTAAGCAGGCGAATGCTGACGAGCATTTCGAGGCAGATTACGCGCGGCTTGGTGCGCAGCGAAACGCCAAGATCGTCGGGATCTTCACGCGGCTGAATCAGCGCGATGGCAAGCCGCACTACCTCGATTTCATCCCGCGAGTCTGGGAGGCTATGGAACGCGATTTGCTGCATCCCGCCTTGGCCCCGGTTGCAGCATGGTTTGATACTAATATTCCGCATCCTATCCGTTATGCCAAAGGGGCTCTGCCGAAATGA
- a CDS encoding PAS domain-containing sensor histidine kinase codes for MELSPTALILIGLLLAAWTVGAAWMMIASAAKSRKAEGSRKAARRMARMIDEAPAIPLIVRTDGRIEGSDRLAGWFGLDLLPEYLSELEGGPGKGLSTSQLAELSQNIRRCQKTAAPFRMALTPPGSQRSLAVRGVLADPQVSPGGAALVWIFDFSESESELSRLREEAARARGDFGALVGIIEAAPMPMWFRGTDAKLQLVNKAYVTAVGAPSAEVAVDQQLELIEPVDGLTAAQIAGQAADKNMPIERIVTSTIDGERRSLRVSDLPLDKEGVAGYAVDIEEMEELGREFRAFRDAQRSILDQLSIGVGQFDAGRKLAFANGPFRRIFALNSGAVIQGLDFERLLLSARENGKTPEVRNFPEWRAEHVGWFSAGAAQEEAWPLSDGTHLRIIAQPMPDGGLVLIAEDRTEQLALSATRDTLLRTRTATFDSLFEALAVFAPDGRLQLWNRSFAGTWGLEPDHLDAHPLAPDLLEAIAQNLEKPKQVKSIGEVIRSATLDRKEQGGRLAMADGRTLEFAGVPLPDGNGLLTVLDITDSQMAEDSLRERNKALEASEEVKTKFLSNMSYEFRTPLTSIGGFAELLEAGVAGDLSDQGKEYVAAILQSVARLTDQVENVLDLSQSEAGLLPLTIKRLDMLPFVTSIVRTREQAIEDGGITLDLRGSKATGKIDADERQLGRAIGQLLDNAIAATASGGKILVDLSKNKGVAQIVISDNGAGMTPQELSRALEGQIDERRQGLGIPLAKQLVESHGGTLQIESRKGEGTAAIIRLHS; via the coding sequence ATGGAACTCTCACCCACTGCGCTGATCCTGATAGGATTGCTACTGGCCGCTTGGACGGTTGGGGCGGCGTGGATGATGATTGCCTCCGCCGCTAAATCCCGCAAGGCTGAAGGCAGCCGAAAAGCCGCGAGGCGGATGGCGCGTATGATTGATGAGGCACCGGCGATCCCGCTGATTGTCCGCACCGATGGGCGCATAGAAGGCTCTGACCGGTTGGCTGGCTGGTTCGGCCTTGATCTTTTGCCGGAATATTTGAGCGAATTGGAAGGCGGGCCGGGCAAAGGGCTTTCAACCAGTCAACTGGCCGAATTGTCTCAGAATATACGGCGCTGCCAAAAAACTGCCGCTCCGTTCCGCATGGCGCTCACTCCGCCCGGGTCTCAGCGCAGTCTGGCCGTGCGGGGCGTACTAGCTGATCCGCAAGTATCACCGGGAGGTGCGGCGCTGGTGTGGATTTTCGACTTCAGCGAGAGCGAGAGCGAACTGTCTCGGCTCCGAGAGGAGGCTGCACGCGCACGCGGAGATTTCGGCGCGCTGGTCGGAATAATCGAAGCTGCTCCGATGCCGATGTGGTTTCGCGGGACCGATGCGAAGCTGCAATTGGTCAACAAGGCTTACGTTACCGCAGTTGGCGCACCCAGTGCTGAAGTGGCCGTTGATCAGCAATTGGAATTGATCGAGCCGGTCGATGGGTTAACCGCCGCTCAGATTGCCGGCCAAGCCGCTGATAAGAACATGCCAATTGAGCGAATCGTGACATCGACCATCGATGGTGAGCGCCGCAGCTTGCGAGTCAGCGACTTGCCGTTGGATAAGGAAGGTGTTGCCGGATATGCCGTTGATATCGAGGAGATGGAAGAACTAGGGCGTGAGTTCCGGGCATTTCGCGATGCGCAACGCTCGATACTCGATCAACTCTCGATCGGAGTGGGGCAATTCGATGCGGGCAGGAAGCTGGCGTTCGCTAATGGACCATTTCGCCGGATATTCGCGCTCAATTCCGGGGCAGTGATTCAGGGTCTTGATTTTGAACGGCTGCTGCTGAGCGCCCGCGAAAATGGCAAAACTCCCGAAGTGCGCAACTTCCCCGAATGGCGCGCCGAGCATGTGGGCTGGTTTTCCGCTGGTGCTGCGCAGGAAGAGGCTTGGCCGTTATCCGATGGTACACACCTGCGAATTATTGCCCAACCAATGCCCGATGGCGGTTTGGTGCTGATTGCGGAGGACCGGACCGAACAGCTCGCGCTTTCAGCCACTCGCGACACGCTGCTACGCACACGCACAGCCACATTCGACAGTCTGTTTGAAGCTTTGGCTGTATTCGCGCCGGATGGCCGATTGCAGCTTTGGAATCGAAGTTTTGCCGGGACGTGGGGTCTGGAACCTGACCACCTGGACGCGCATCCTCTTGCACCTGATTTGCTCGAAGCGATCGCGCAGAACCTCGAAAAGCCCAAACAGGTCAAATCCATCGGCGAAGTTATCCGTTCCGCCACCTTGGACCGCAAGGAACAGGGCGGCCGGCTAGCGATGGCCGATGGCCGTACGCTGGAGTTTGCAGGCGTACCTCTTCCTGATGGGAATGGTTTGCTGACTGTGCTCGACATTACAGATTCGCAAATGGCGGAAGATTCGCTCCGCGAACGCAATAAAGCGCTCGAAGCGTCTGAAGAAGTGAAGACCAAATTCCTGTCCAATATGTCCTATGAATTCCGCACGCCGCTGACTTCGATTGGCGGTTTCGCCGAATTGCTTGAGGCGGGGGTGGCTGGCGACCTGTCCGATCAGGGAAAGGAATACGTGGCGGCAATCTTGCAGTCTGTTGCGCGGCTGACCGACCAGGTCGAAAACGTGCTGGACCTTTCACAGAGCGAGGCGGGACTGTTGCCGCTGACGATCAAGCGGCTCGACATGCTGCCGTTTGTAACCAGCATTGTTCGTACGCGAGAGCAAGCGATTGAAGACGGCGGCATTACGCTCGACCTTCGCGGCAGCAAGGCAACCGGCAAAATAGATGCCGACGAAAGGCAGTTGGGCAGAGCAATCGGCCAATTGCTCGACAATGCAATCGCCGCAACGGCATCGGGCGGCAAAATTCTGGTCGATCTGTCGAAGAACAAAGGCGTCGCGCAAATTGTGATTTCGGACAATGGCGCCGGCATGACGCCGCAAGAATTATCCCGCGCGCTAGAAGGCCAGATCGACGAGCGGCGCCAAGGATTGGGCATTCCGCTGGCGAAGCAACTGGTCGAATCGCACGGCGGCACATTGCAAATTGAATCTCGCAAAGGCGAAGGCACCGCTGCGATTATCCGGCTCCACTCGTGA
- a CDS encoding nucleotidyltransferase family protein, translated as MTKLASEAAMVMAAGMGKRMRPLTASQPKPLVRVAGKPLIDHTLDRLADAGVTDAVVNVHYLADALEAHVLERRNPKVVISDEREELLETGGGMVKAQGQLPDPFFCLNSDNIWLEGPQTAFHDLSKRWNAQEMDALLLLVPHGSARNFRGKGDFHMDALGKVSRRRSGRIAPFIYTGIQLVSHRLLRDAPAGKFSTNVLWSRAIEEERLFGVAFTGQWFEVGSPSSIAPTEEALQRG; from the coding sequence ATGACCAAGCTCGCATCCGAAGCTGCGATGGTGATGGCCGCCGGCATGGGAAAACGGATGCGCCCGCTCACGGCCTCTCAGCCCAAGCCATTGGTTCGCGTTGCCGGAAAACCGCTGATTGACCACACGCTGGACCGCTTGGCAGATGCGGGTGTTACGGACGCAGTTGTCAATGTGCATTATCTTGCCGACGCATTGGAAGCGCATGTCCTGGAACGCCGTAATCCGAAAGTCGTGATTTCTGACGAGCGCGAAGAATTGCTCGAAACCGGCGGCGGTATGGTCAAAGCACAGGGGCAATTGCCCGATCCATTCTTCTGCCTGAATTCGGATAATATCTGGCTTGAGGGTCCGCAAACGGCGTTTCATGATTTGTCAAAACGGTGGAATGCACAGGAGATGGACGCGCTGTTGCTGCTCGTTCCTCACGGTTCAGCACGCAATTTTCGCGGCAAAGGCGATTTTCACATGGACGCGCTTGGCAAGGTGTCACGTAGACGGTCGGGCCGGATCGCTCCATTTATCTACACCGGCATTCAGCTTGTTTCACACCGATTGTTACGAGACGCGCCAGCCGGAAAATTCTCTACCAATGTTCTGTGGAGCCGCGCGATAGAGGAGGAGCGATTGTTCGGTGTCGCCTTCACTGGTCAGTGGTTCGAGGTTGGCAGCCCAAGCAGTATCGCGCCGACCGAAGAAGCGCTCCAGCGTGGGTGA
- a CDS encoding M48 family metalloprotease — protein sequence MPRIKNVALASVATMSIALTGCMGGEIPSASAPITQTEAQQGAEFHPQLLSEFGGTYQGPQAAYVEQVGKNIAVQSGLGNARDSFTVSLLNSPVNNAFAVPGGYIYSTRQLVALMNNEAELAGVLGHEVGHVAARHSQRRQSEAQKNSLLGTGLAILTGVVLGDSQIGNTLSKGFLQGSQMLTLKFSRSQELQADDLGIEYLTKAGYDPRAMGTVLQSLADQNALDARLQGRESANIPAWASTHPDPASRVRTALAKAAGGTGTTNRDTFLTRIDGITYGDDPKQGVVEGRQFIHPELRLSFTAPQGFYMVNGTRAVSINGQSGKAQFSLAAYNGNLNTYINSVFASLSSEQQQLRPADIKRTTVNGIPAAYGTARVTSGGNSVDVVVFAYEFANDRAYHFATITPAGNGSAFNAMFNSMRKISQTEANAIVPRVIDVVTVGRGDTIQSLANRMAYDSGKVERFRVLNGLGTGDTLQAGQKVKIVVRGR from the coding sequence ATGCCCCGCATAAAAAACGTCGCGCTTGCTTCGGTTGCCACCATGTCAATTGCCCTTACCGGGTGTATGGGTGGTGAAATTCCGTCTGCTTCTGCGCCGATTACGCAAACAGAGGCGCAGCAAGGGGCGGAATTCCACCCGCAATTGCTAAGCGAATTTGGCGGGACCTATCAGGGCCCCCAAGCCGCCTATGTAGAGCAAGTGGGTAAGAATATCGCCGTGCAGTCGGGCCTTGGCAATGCGCGTGATTCCTTCACCGTTTCGTTGCTCAATAGCCCGGTTAACAACGCATTCGCCGTGCCTGGCGGTTATATTTATTCGACCCGGCAATTGGTTGCCTTGATGAACAATGAAGCCGAACTTGCGGGCGTATTGGGCCACGAAGTTGGCCACGTTGCGGCTCGCCATTCGCAGCGTCGCCAGTCTGAGGCTCAGAAGAATTCGCTGTTGGGAACAGGTCTCGCAATTCTGACCGGTGTAGTTCTGGGCGACAGCCAGATCGGCAACACCTTGTCCAAGGGGTTTTTGCAAGGCTCGCAGATGCTGACGTTGAAGTTTTCGCGCAGCCAAGAATTGCAGGCTGATGATCTGGGCATCGAATATCTGACCAAGGCCGGCTATGATCCGCGCGCAATGGGCACTGTTCTGCAAAGCTTGGCAGACCAAAATGCGCTCGACGCGCGTTTGCAAGGACGTGAAAGCGCCAATATTCCGGCTTGGGCCTCGACCCATCCCGATCCGGCCAGCCGCGTCCGCACTGCCTTGGCCAAAGCTGCTGGCGGGACGGGCACAACCAACCGCGACACATTTCTGACCCGAATTGACGGAATCACTTACGGAGATGATCCTAAGCAGGGCGTTGTCGAGGGTCGCCAATTTATCCACCCGGAACTGCGTCTGTCCTTCACCGCGCCGCAGGGTTTCTATATGGTCAATGGCACCCGCGCTGTGTCGATCAACGGCCAAAGCGGAAAGGCGCAATTCTCGCTTGCCGCCTATAATGGCAATCTCAACACATATATTAATAGCGTGTTTGCCAGCTTGAGCTCAGAGCAACAACAATTGCGGCCTGCCGACATAAAGCGGACGACCGTGAATGGAATACCGGCGGCCTATGGTACCGCGCGGGTAACCTCAGGCGGCAATTCTGTGGATGTAGTGGTCTTCGCGTATGAGTTTGCCAATGACCGTGCCTATCATTTTGCAACCATTACGCCGGCAGGAAATGGATCGGCCTTCAATGCGATGTTCAATTCGATGCGAAAGATTTCGCAAACCGAGGCGAACGCTATCGTGCCGCGTGTTATTGACGTGGTTACAGTCGGGCGCGGTGACACGATTCAGTCGCTCGCCAACCGGATGGCCTATGATTCGGGCAAGGTTGAACGCTTTCGTGTGCTGAACGGGTTGGGCACTGGCGATACGCTGCAGGCGGGTCAAAAGGTCAAAATCGTCGTTCGCGGAAGATAA
- a CDS encoding metallopeptidase family protein, translating to MAALASIPEFLRERLANVVLKVEEFATPEQLQSVNIATRWGLSGLYEGRPLSKESVWESGDLPPVISLFRQPLLREWIDTGVGLKELIRHVVIHEAGHHFGFSDDDMHQLERMAED from the coding sequence TTGGCGGCCCTCGCATCGATCCCTGAATTCCTGCGCGAGAGATTGGCGAATGTGGTACTCAAGGTTGAAGAGTTTGCGACGCCCGAGCAGCTACAATCGGTGAACATTGCCACTCGATGGGGCTTGAGCGGCCTATATGAAGGCAGGCCGCTATCTAAGGAGTCAGTCTGGGAGAGCGGCGATCTTCCCCCCGTAATTTCCTTGTTCAGACAGCCATTGTTGCGCGAATGGATCGATACCGGGGTTGGATTGAAAGAACTGATACGGCACGTGGTGATCCACGAAGCGGGGCATCATTTCGGCTTTTCCGACGATGATATGCATCAGCTCGAGAGAATGGCGGAAGACTAG
- the ahcY gene encoding adenosylhomocysteinase, giving the protein MAADKQDYIIQDISLADYGRAEINIAETEMPGLMALREEFGDSKPLTGARITGSLHMTIQTAVLMETLTALGAEVRWATCNIYSTQDHAAAAMAAAGIPIFAIKGETLAEYWDYVGNIFAWGTDADPDQTANIILDDGGDATSFALWGARLEAGETMPAPTNPEEIEMQRAVKAYIAKHPGYLTKTVQNLKGVSEETTTGVHRLYHLAKNGKLPFPAINVNDSVTKSKFDNLYGCKESLVDAIRRATDVMLAGKVACVAGFGDVGKGSADSLRNGGARVMVTEIDPICALQAAMEGYEVVTMEEATKRCDIFVTTTGNEDVITAEHMKAMKPMSIVCNIGHFDSEIQIGALDNYDWAEIKPGTDLVTFPDGKQIIILAKGRLVNLGCATGHPSFVMSCSFTNQVLAQIELYTKGEQYNNEVYVLPKHLDEKVAALHLEKLGVKLTKLSQNQADYIGVPVEGPFKPEHYRY; this is encoded by the coding sequence GTGGCCGCCGATAAACAAGATTATATCATCCAGGACATTTCCCTCGCCGATTACGGTCGTGCGGAAATCAACATTGCCGAAACAGAAATGCCGGGCCTGATGGCGCTTCGCGAAGAGTTCGGTGATAGCAAACCACTAACGGGTGCGCGGATCACCGGTTCGCTACACATGACCATCCAGACTGCTGTTCTAATGGAAACTTTGACCGCTCTTGGCGCCGAAGTCCGCTGGGCTACTTGCAACATCTATTCGACCCAAGATCACGCTGCTGCTGCTATGGCTGCTGCCGGCATCCCGATTTTCGCGATTAAGGGTGAAACCCTCGCCGAATATTGGGATTACGTCGGCAATATCTTTGCATGGGGCACAGATGCAGATCCTGACCAAACAGCCAACATCATCCTTGATGATGGCGGCGATGCGACTTCGTTCGCACTGTGGGGCGCACGTTTGGAAGCTGGCGAGACAATGCCTGCGCCGACCAATCCCGAAGAAATTGAAATGCAGCGCGCGGTTAAGGCCTATATTGCCAAGCACCCTGGCTATCTGACCAAAACAGTTCAGAATTTGAAGGGCGTTTCAGAGGAAACAACCACTGGCGTTCACCGCCTTTACCACCTCGCCAAGAACGGCAAATTGCCCTTCCCTGCGATAAACGTCAATGACAGCGTGACCAAGTCCAAGTTCGACAACCTATATGGTTGTAAGGAATCGCTAGTCGACGCGATCCGCCGTGCAACTGATGTAATGCTTGCCGGTAAGGTCGCATGTGTCGCCGGCTTTGGTGATGTGGGCAAGGGTTCGGCCGACAGCCTGCGCAATGGCGGCGCGCGCGTTATGGTCACTGAAATCGACCCGATTTGCGCATTGCAAGCGGCGATGGAAGGTTATGAAGTTGTCACGATGGAAGAAGCGACCAAGCGTTGCGACATTTTCGTCACCACGACGGGCAATGAAGATGTCATCACCGCCGAGCACATGAAGGCGATGAAGCCGATGAGTATCGTGTGCAACATCGGTCACTTCGACAGCGAGATCCAAATTGGCGCTCTCGACAATTATGATTGGGCAGAAATCAAGCCGGGGACTGACCTCGTGACATTCCCCGATGGCAAGCAAATCATTATCCTCGCCAAAGGCCGTCTGGTGAATCTTGGTTGTGCCACCGGGCACCCAAGCTTTGTGATGAGCTGCTCGTTCACCAATCAGGTGTTGGCGCAGATTGAGCTCTATACCAAGGGTGAGCAGTACAATAACGAAGTCTACGTTTTGCCCAAGCATCTCGACGAAAAAGTTGCTGCGCTGCACCTTGAGAAGCTGGGCGTTAAGCTGACCAAGCTAAGCCAGAACCAGGCCGATTACATCGGTGTGCCTGTCGAGGGTCCGTTCAAACCCGAACATTACCGCTACTAA
- a CDS encoding Flp family type IVb pilin, translating into MKFFKNLLRDEQGATAIEYGLIAALIAVAAITAMQGLGNELNTTFSTVSTKMGESNTV; encoded by the coding sequence ATGAAATTTTTCAAAAACCTTCTTCGCGACGAACAGGGCGCGACTGCTATCGAATACGGTCTGATTGCCGCTCTTATCGCTGTTGCAGCGATTACTGCGATGCAAGGCCTCGGTAACGAGCTGAACACCACATTCTCGACTGTGTCGACTAAGATGGGTGAATCGAACACCGTCTAA
- a CDS encoding (deoxy)nucleoside triphosphate pyrophosphohydrolase — translation MKGVRKLENIPTLLTVVAAAFERPDGRWLMHKRPADKHHGGLWEFPGGKVESGETPVNALIREITEELGVAIDCANAVPIGFAESGSEGVIPPIVILLYRLNEWIGEPVALEGGAVGWFTPAQMARLDKPPLDCSLVDRLFH, via the coding sequence TTGAAGGGGGTTCGCAAACTGGAAAATATTCCGACATTGTTGACAGTTGTTGCTGCAGCTTTCGAGCGGCCCGATGGGCGCTGGCTGATGCATAAGCGCCCTGCGGACAAGCACCATGGCGGCTTATGGGAATTTCCCGGTGGCAAGGTTGAATCCGGCGAAACACCCGTAAATGCGTTGATAAGGGAGATTACGGAGGAATTGGGGGTTGCGATCGATTGTGCCAATGCCGTCCCGATTGGCTTTGCCGAATCCGGGAGTGAGGGCGTTATACCGCCGATTGTAATACTTCTTTACAGGCTGAACGAGTGGATAGGCGAACCCGTAGCGTTGGAAGGCGGAGCAGTCGGCTGGTTTACCCCGGCCCAGATGGCCAGACTGGATAAACCGCCGCTCGATTGCAGCCTTGTAGACCGGCTTTTCCACTAA